One region of Pangasianodon hypophthalmus isolate fPanHyp1 chromosome 15, fPanHyp1.pri, whole genome shotgun sequence genomic DNA includes:
- the camk2a gene encoding calcium/calmodulin-dependent protein kinase type II subunit alpha isoform X2, giving the protein MATITCTRFTEEYQLYEELGKGAFSVVRRCVKILSGQEYAAKIINTKKLSARDHQKLDREARICRLLKHPNIVRLHDSISEEAHHYLIFDLVTGGELFEDIVAREYYSEADASHCIQQILEAVLHCHQMGVVHRDLKPENLLLASKSKGAAVKLADFGLAIEVEGDQQAWFGFAGTPGYLSPEVLRKDPYGKAVDLWACGVILYILLVGYPPFWDEDQHRLYQQIKAGAYDFPSPEWDTVTPEAKDLINKMLTINPAKRITAAEALKHPWISHRSTVASCMHRQETVECLKKFNARRKLKGAILTTMLATRNFSGGKSGANKKTDGVKESSESSNTTIEDEDTRVRKQEIIKVTEQLIEAISNGDFESYTKMCDPSVTAFEPEALGNLVEGLDFHRFYFEN; this is encoded by the exons ATGGCAACCATCACCTGCACTCGCTTCACAGAGGAGTACCAGCTCTATGAAGAACTGGGCAA gGGAGCGTTTTCGGTGGTGCGCAGATGTGTGAAAATCCTCTCAGGGCAGGAATACGCCGCGAAGATCATCAACACCAAGAAGCTCTCGGCCAGAG atcacCAGAAGCTGGACAGAGAGGCTCGGATCTGTCGACTGCTCAAACACCCAAACATCG TGCGGCTCCATGACAGCATCTCAGAGGAGGCGCACCATTACCTCATCTTCGACCT tgtGACGGGTGGAGAGCTGTTCGAGGACATCGTGGCCAGAGAATATTACAGTGAGGCAGACGCcag TCACTGTATTCAGCAGATCCTGGAGGCGGTGCTTCACTGTCATCAGATGGGCGTCGTTCACCGAGATCTAAAG ccAGAGAACCTCCTCCTGGCCTCCAAGTCCAAAGGTGCGGCAGTGAAGTTAGCAGATTTCGGACTGGCGATTGAAGTGGAAGGAGACCAGCAGGCGTGGTTTG GCTTCGCTGGGACTCCTGGTTATCTCTCACCTGAAGTGTTACGGAAAGATCCGTATGGTAAAGCTGTGGACCTGTGGGCCTGTG GTGTGATTCTGTACATTTTGCTGGTTGGATATCCGCCGTTCTGGGATGAAGATCAGCATCGACTCTATCAGCAGATCAAAGCTGGAGCTTACGAT TTTCCATCTCCTGAGTGGGACACGGTCACTCCTGAAGCTAAAGATCTCATTAATAAAATGCTGACCATCAATCCAGCAAAGAGGATCACCGCAGCCGAGGCACTGAAACACCCCTGGATCTCT CACCGCTCCACCGTGGCCTCCTGCATGCACAGACAGGAAACTGTGGAGTGTCTGAAGAAGTTCAACGCTCGCCGGAAGCTGAAG GGTGCGATTCTCACCACCATGCTCGCCACCAGGAACTTCTCAG GAGGGAAGAGTGGAGCCAACAAGAAGACGGACGGAGTGAAG gaatCTTCAGAGAGCTCAAACACCACTATCGAGGATGAAGACACcaggg tgagGAAACAGGAGATCATTAAAGTGACCGAGCAGCTCATTGAGGCCATCAGCAACGGAGACTTTGAGAGTTACAc